In Pseudobacter ginsenosidimutans, the following are encoded in one genomic region:
- the rpoB gene encoding DNA-directed RNA polymerase subunit beta, which produces MSSTKLQSRINFGKIKNLAEAPDLLEVQIQSFKEFFQLETTPDKRNIEGLFKVFKENFPITDTRNIFVLEFLDYFIDPPRYTIEECMERGLTYAVPLKAKLRLSCNDEEHVDFQTIVQDVFLGNIPYMTPRGTFVINGAERVVVSQLHRSPGVFFGQSIHPNGTKIYSARVIPFKGAWMEFATDINNVMYAYIDRKKKFPVTTLLRSIGYETDKDILELFGMADEVKGDRKSLAKYVGRRLAARVLRTWVEDFVDEDTGEVVSIERNEVVLERDTVLDDEAIENIADMDVKSVFIQKEDVGGDYAIIYNTLNKDTSNSELEAVQHIYRQLRGADAPDDETARGIIDKLFFSDKRYDLGEVGRYKINRKLNLSQPLDQKTLTKEDIIEIIKYLVRLTNGKAEIDDIDHLSNRRVRTVGEQLYAQFGVGLARMARTIRERMNVRDNEVFTPVDLINARTLSSVINSFFGTSQLSQFLDQTNPLSEITHKRRISALGPGGLSRERAGFEVRDVHYSHYGRLCTIETPEGPNIGLISTLCVHAKINEMGFIETPYHKVDNGKVDLKKLTFLSAEEEDIAKIAQASAPLDEKGVFAEEKVASRQTGDFPILDKQEVEFMDVAPNQIVGLSASLIPFLEHDDANRALMGSNMQRQAVPLIRPENPIVGTGLEGKAARDARVQILAEGDGVVEYVDGSEIHIRYDRTEADRLVSFEDDLRIYKLTKFIKTNQETCINHKPSVKKGQRMKKGDFLTEGYAVQAGELALGRNLQVAFMPWKGYNFEDAIVINERVAREDLFTSIHISEYELEVRDTKLGEEELTPDIPNVSEEATKDLDENGIIRLGAAIKEGDILIGKITPKGESDPTPEEKLLRAIFGDKAGDAKDASLKAPNGVEGVVIGKKLFQRAKKDKNAKIREKASLEKLEKIHEKNVEELKELLMNKLQSLLKDKASMGVNNNFGEVLIGKGAKFNPKNLGGIDYQNVNPLGWTGDNGIDDQINILLHNYNIKFNEELGRYKREKFNISIGDELPAGVLKLAKVYLAVKRKLKVGDKMAGRHGNKGIVAKIVRAEDMPFLADGTPVDIVLNPLGVPSRMNLGQIYETVLGWAGLKLGVKFATPIFDGATVEEIAQNIDKAGLPTFGHTYLHDGETGERFHQKATVGVIYMIKLHHMVDDKMHARSIGPYSLITQQPLGGKAQFGGQRFGEMEVWALEAYGASNILQELLTIKSDDIIGRAKTYEAIVKGDNIPRAGIPESFNVLVHELRGLGLDLKFE; this is translated from the coding sequence ATGTCTTCAACAAAATTGCAAAGCAGGATCAACTTCGGTAAGATCAAAAACTTAGCTGAAGCTCCTGACCTCCTCGAAGTACAGATTCAATCTTTCAAAGAATTTTTCCAGTTAGAGACCACTCCGGACAAGCGTAATATCGAAGGTCTGTTCAAGGTGTTCAAGGAAAACTTTCCTATTACAGACACCCGCAACATCTTCGTGCTGGAGTTCCTGGATTATTTCATTGATCCGCCCCGTTACACCATCGAAGAGTGTATGGAGCGTGGATTGACCTACGCCGTTCCCCTCAAGGCGAAGCTGCGTTTGAGCTGTAATGATGAAGAGCACGTGGATTTCCAAACCATCGTGCAAGACGTATTCCTTGGCAATATTCCCTACATGACGCCCCGCGGTACATTCGTGATCAACGGAGCTGAGCGTGTGGTGGTTTCCCAGTTGCACCGTTCACCCGGTGTATTCTTCGGGCAGTCCATCCACCCCAACGGCACCAAGATCTACTCTGCCCGCGTGATCCCTTTCAAAGGAGCATGGATGGAGTTTGCCACCGATATCAACAACGTGATGTATGCGTACATCGACCGTAAAAAGAAATTCCCCGTAACTACCCTGTTGCGTTCTATCGGTTATGAAACCGATAAGGACATCCTCGAGCTCTTCGGCATGGCCGATGAAGTGAAGGGCGACAGAAAGTCTCTCGCCAAGTATGTTGGAAGGCGCCTTGCTGCCCGCGTACTCAGAACATGGGTGGAAGACTTTGTGGACGAAGATACTGGTGAAGTAGTGTCCATCGAGCGTAATGAAGTGGTTCTCGAGCGCGATACCGTTCTCGACGATGAAGCCATCGAAAATATTGCCGATATGGATGTGAAATCCGTATTCATCCAGAAAGAAGACGTGGGTGGTGACTACGCTATCATCTACAATACCCTGAACAAAGACACTTCCAACTCAGAGCTGGAAGCTGTTCAACATATCTACCGCCAGTTGCGCGGCGCTGATGCACCGGACGACGAAACCGCCCGTGGTATCATCGACAAACTCTTCTTCTCTGACAAACGTTATGACCTCGGTGAAGTAGGCCGCTACAAGATCAATCGCAAGTTGAACCTGAGCCAGCCGCTTGACCAGAAGACGCTGACGAAGGAAGATATCATCGAGATCATCAAGTACCTCGTTCGCCTCACCAACGGTAAGGCCGAGATCGATGATATCGATCACCTGTCTAACCGCCGTGTTCGTACAGTAGGGGAGCAACTCTACGCTCAGTTCGGTGTTGGTCTGGCCCGTATGGCCCGTACCATCCGCGAACGTATGAACGTGCGCGACAATGAGGTGTTCACGCCCGTTGACCTGATCAATGCAAGGACCCTGAGCTCCGTGATCAACTCCTTCTTCGGAACATCACAGCTCTCCCAGTTCCTCGATCAGACCAACCCGCTTTCTGAGATCACGCACAAACGTCGTATCTCCGCACTCGGACCAGGTGGTCTGAGCCGTGAGCGCGCCGGCTTTGAGGTTCGTGACGTACACTACAGCCACTACGGCCGTCTCTGTACCATCGAAACTCCGGAAGGACCGAACATCGGTCTGATCTCCACTCTTTGCGTTCACGCGAAGATCAATGAGATGGGCTTCATCGAAACACCTTACCACAAAGTGGATAACGGTAAAGTAGACCTGAAGAAACTCACTTTCCTCTCTGCTGAAGAAGAAGATATCGCCAAGATCGCCCAGGCTTCTGCGCCATTGGATGAGAAAGGCGTGTTCGCTGAAGAGAAAGTAGCTTCCCGTCAAACAGGTGACTTCCCGATCCTCGATAAACAGGAAGTAGAGTTCATGGATGTAGCCCCCAACCAGATCGTGGGTCTCTCCGCTTCTCTCATTCCGTTCCTCGAGCACGATGACGCCAACCGTGCCCTGATGGGATCGAACATGCAACGTCAGGCCGTTCCCCTGATCCGCCCTGAAAACCCCATCGTGGGTACAGGCCTGGAAGGAAAAGCTGCCCGTGATGCACGTGTTCAGATCCTTGCTGAAGGTGATGGTGTGGTAGAATATGTAGACGGAAGCGAAATTCACATCCGTTACGATCGTACTGAAGCTGACCGTCTGGTAAGCTTCGAAGATGATCTCAGGATTTATAAACTCACCAAGTTCATCAAGACCAACCAGGAAACCTGCATCAACCACAAACCTTCCGTTAAGAAAGGACAGCGCATGAAAAAAGGCGACTTCCTCACTGAAGGTTATGCGGTACAGGCCGGTGAACTGGCGCTCGGACGTAACCTGCAGGTGGCCTTCATGCCATGGAAAGGTTACAACTTCGAGGATGCCATCGTAATCAATGAGCGTGTGGCCCGTGAAGACCTCTTCACTTCTATCCACATCTCTGAGTACGAACTGGAAGTTCGCGATACCAAACTCGGTGAAGAAGAACTGACTCCGGATATCCCCAACGTTTCTGAAGAGGCTACCAAAGACCTCGACGAAAACGGTATCATCCGTCTGGGTGCTGCTATTAAAGAAGGAGATATCCTGATCGGTAAGATCACTCCGAAAGGAGAGAGCGATCCTACCCCTGAAGAGAAACTGCTCCGCGCCATCTTCGGCGACAAAGCCGGTGATGCAAAAGACGCTTCTCTGAAAGCACCCAACGGTGTGGAAGGTGTGGTGATCGGTAAGAAACTTTTCCAACGCGCCAAGAAAGACAAGAACGCGAAGATCCGCGAGAAAGCTTCCCTGGAGAAACTGGAAAAGATCCACGAAAAGAATGTGGAAGAACTGAAGGAACTGTTGATGAACAAACTGCAATCCCTGTTGAAAGACAAGGCCAGCATGGGTGTAAACAACAACTTCGGTGAGGTGCTGATCGGCAAAGGAGCCAAATTCAATCCAAAGAACCTCGGTGGTATCGACTATCAGAATGTGAATCCGCTGGGTTGGACTGGTGATAACGGCATCGATGATCAGATCAACATCCTGCTCCACAACTACAATATCAAATTCAACGAAGAGCTCGGACGTTACAAGAGAGAGAAATTCAACATCTCTATCGGTGACGAGTTACCAGCTGGCGTACTGAAACTCGCGAAAGTATACCTCGCTGTTAAGCGTAAGCTGAAAGTGGGTGATAAAATGGCGGGCCGTCACGGTAACAAAGGTATCGTAGCCAAGATCGTGCGTGCAGAAGACATGCCGTTCCTCGCTGATGGTACACCGGTAGACATCGTTCTGAACCCATTGGGTGTACCTTCCCGTATGAACCTCGGACAGATCTATGAAACTGTACTGGGATGGGCTGGTCTGAAACTGGGTGTGAAATTCGCTACTCCGATCTTCGACGGTGCTACTGTAGAAGAGATCGCACAGAACATCGATAAGGCTGGTCTGCCAACTTTCGGCCATACCTACCTGCACGATGGCGAAACCGGCGAGCGCTTCCACCAGAAAGCAACCGTGGGTGTGATCTACATGATCAAGCTGCACCACATGGTGGACGATAAAATGCACGCACGTAGCATCGGACCATACTCTCTCATCACGCAACAGCCGCTTGGTGGTAAAGCCCAGTTCGGTGGTCAGCGTTTCGGTGAGATGGAAGTTTGGGCACTTGAAGCTTACGGTGCATCCAATATCCTCCAGGAACTGTTAACCATCAAGTCTGACGATATCATCGGCCGTGCGAAAACTTATGAAGCGATCGTGAAAGGTGATAATATCCCGAGGGCTGGTATCCCTGAATCCTTCAACGTGTTGGTACACGAGTTGAGAGGTCTGGGTCTCGATCTGAAATTCGAGTAA
- a CDS encoding GH92 family glycosyl hydrolase encodes MKKFLPCLLLIVPGLRAAAQTAPENLVQYVKPIIGTQRMGHTYPGATVPFGMVQLSPDTDTLPYEMNGKYNKDVYKYCAGYQYDDKTIVGFSHTHFSGTGHSDLGDFLVMPTVGELKLNPGQAHQPRSGFRSSFSHSNELAEAGYYKVRLDDYNITAELTATNRVGFHQYSFPKSDQSHIILDLMYGIYNYDDKNTWTFVRIENDTLVTGYRQTNGWGRTRTVYFAMAFSKPFYQYGNKKFDKSQVYRGFWGKFDQTKNFPEFAGKQIRAYFDFKTEEGEKIMIKFALSSVSTDGALRNLRAEAPGWDFNQVKKQAQDQWNKELNRVVVQSGSRDEKENFYTSVYHSFLSPITYTDADGQYRGLDQNIHQADGFTNYTIFSLWDTYRALHPLFNVLQPKRNADMVQSMMAHYDQSVHHMLPVWSHYANENWCMIGYHSVSVIADAVIKGNAGFDASKALDACVTSARNGWFEGLNHYMKLGYVPEDKSGSSVSKTLEYAYDDWCIAQMAKKLGRNDVYEEFIHRSAYWKNVYDASIGYMRPKMSDGTFRKEFDVLSTHNQGFIEGNAWNYSLYVPHAPTEMIEMMGGKKPFTAHLDSLFTMHLPDKYFAETEDITRDGIIGNYVHGNEPSHHVPYLYNWTDQPWKTQERVRMILKKQFRPTPDGLGGNDDCGQMSAWYIFTALGFYPVAPGSDEYAIGSPSVDGASIQLENGKMFTIEVKNNSDKNVYVQHLTLNGKPLNRLFLKHEEILNGGTLGFVMGPKPAKK; translated from the coding sequence ATGAAAAAATTCCTGCCTTGCCTGTTACTGATCGTTCCCGGCCTGCGTGCCGCCGCGCAGACGGCACCTGAAAACCTGGTGCAATATGTGAAGCCCATCATCGGCACACAAAGAATGGGACATACCTATCCCGGCGCTACCGTGCCATTCGGTATGGTGCAGCTCAGTCCGGATACCGATACCCTTCCATATGAAATGAATGGAAAGTACAATAAGGATGTGTACAAATATTGCGCAGGCTACCAGTACGACGATAAGACGATTGTTGGATTCAGTCATACCCACTTCAGCGGTACCGGCCATTCCGATCTCGGGGATTTCCTGGTGATGCCCACCGTGGGCGAACTGAAGCTCAATCCCGGTCAGGCCCATCAGCCGCGAAGCGGGTTCCGCTCTTCGTTCTCGCACAGCAATGAGCTGGCAGAAGCCGGATATTACAAAGTAAGGCTCGATGATTACAATATCACTGCTGAACTAACGGCTACCAACAGGGTAGGATTCCATCAGTACAGTTTTCCAAAATCAGATCAGAGCCATATCATCCTGGACCTGATGTATGGTATCTATAATTATGACGATAAGAATACCTGGACATTCGTTCGCATCGAGAATGATACCCTGGTAACCGGTTATCGTCAAACGAATGGATGGGGCAGAACGCGCACTGTGTACTTCGCGATGGCCTTCAGCAAGCCTTTTTATCAATACGGGAATAAGAAGTTCGATAAGAGTCAGGTATATCGCGGTTTCTGGGGCAAATTCGATCAAACGAAGAACTTTCCTGAGTTTGCCGGAAAACAGATCCGCGCTTATTTCGATTTCAAAACAGAAGAAGGCGAGAAGATCATGATCAAATTCGCGCTTTCTTCTGTGAGCACTGATGGCGCCCTTCGCAACCTGCGTGCTGAAGCTCCCGGCTGGGATTTCAACCAGGTGAAAAAACAGGCGCAGGATCAGTGGAACAAAGAACTGAACAGGGTAGTGGTGCAGTCCGGTAGTCGCGATGAAAAAGAGAACTTCTACACTTCCGTATATCATTCCTTTCTCAGCCCGATCACTTACACTGATGCAGACGGACAGTATCGCGGCCTCGATCAGAATATCCATCAGGCCGATGGTTTCACCAACTACACAATTTTCAGTCTCTGGGATACCTATCGCGCTTTACACCCGCTCTTCAATGTGCTGCAGCCCAAACGTAATGCAGATATGGTGCAGAGCATGATGGCCCATTACGATCAGAGCGTGCATCATATGCTGCCGGTATGGAGCCATTACGCCAATGAGAACTGGTGTATGATTGGATATCACAGTGTGAGTGTAATTGCCGATGCTGTGATCAAAGGGAATGCCGGCTTTGATGCCAGCAAAGCCCTCGACGCCTGCGTTACCTCCGCCCGCAATGGCTGGTTCGAAGGACTGAACCATTACATGAAACTCGGTTACGTTCCGGAAGACAAGAGTGGTTCATCAGTGTCAAAAACACTTGAATATGCGTATGACGACTGGTGCATCGCCCAGATGGCAAAGAAGCTTGGAAGAAATGATGTTTACGAAGAGTTCATTCATCGCTCTGCATACTGGAAGAATGTATACGATGCGAGTATCGGTTATATGAGACCGAAAATGAGTGATGGAACTTTCCGTAAAGAATTCGATGTGCTCAGCACCCATAACCAGGGATTCATCGAAGGCAATGCCTGGAACTATAGTCTGTATGTTCCGCATGCACCCACAGAAATGATAGAGATGATGGGAGGGAAGAAACCATTCACTGCCCACCTTGACTCACTTTTCACCATGCACCTGCCCGATAAGTATTTTGCCGAAACTGAAGATATTACCCGTGATGGCATCATCGGAAATTATGTGCATGGCAACGAGCCCAGCCATCATGTGCCTTATCTCTACAACTGGACCGATCAGCCCTGGAAGACCCAGGAGCGTGTGCGTATGATCCTGAAGAAACAGTTCAGACCAACGCCCGATGGTCTGGGTGGAAATGATGATTGCGGACAGATGAGCGCCTGGTATATTTTTACAGCCCTGGGCTTTTATCCGGTAGCGCCCGGTTCCGATGAATATGCGATCGGCAGTCCGTCTGTTGATGGGGCAAGCATTCAACTGGAGAATGGAAAAATGTTTACGATAGAAGTTAAGAACAATAGCGATAAGAATGTGTACGTACAGCACCTGACATTGAACGGCAAACCACTGAACCGGTTATTTTTGAAACATGAGGAGATCCTCAATGGCGGTACCCTGGGATTTGTGATGGGGCCGAAGCCGGCGAAGAAATAG
- a CDS encoding LacI family DNA-binding transcriptional regulator, producing the protein MKKVSLKDIAEITGVSTSTVSFILNGKASEMRISEALKKKVLATANKLGYQPNQIAVSLRTGQTKILGLLVEDISNNFFALLAKTIEDEAEKFGYRVVYCSTENDNKKGQALLRMLAQRQVDGFLITPTLGMETDIIKLQLQHKPVVLMDRYFPEVDVPHVLVNNYGGVTSAMQHLIQQGYERIAFITVDLALNQMQEREDAYNDALSKSSTQKTKSKKNILSIDPTASREEKKKLIARFLKNNKPDAVFFATNYLGILGLECLREQKIRIPEELAVVCFDDHDIFRLYIPDISVVQQPVEEMGRRAVHLLMDQLGKNRGAATKNQLRLDATFVPRESTQKI; encoded by the coding sequence ATGAAAAAAGTCTCACTGAAAGATATTGCAGAAATCACCGGTGTATCAACTTCCACCGTCAGCTTTATTCTAAATGGTAAGGCAAGTGAAATGCGCATCAGTGAAGCGCTCAAAAAGAAAGTTCTCGCTACTGCAAACAAGCTCGGCTATCAGCCCAACCAGATTGCTGTGAGCCTCCGCACCGGCCAGACCAAGATCCTTGGACTGCTGGTGGAGGATATCTCCAATAATTTTTTCGCGCTCCTGGCAAAGACCATCGAAGACGAGGCGGAGAAATTCGGTTATCGCGTGGTGTATTGTTCCACCGAGAATGATAACAAGAAAGGACAGGCCCTTCTTCGCATGCTGGCACAACGCCAGGTGGATGGATTTCTCATCACGCCCACGCTGGGGATGGAAACGGATATCATCAAACTGCAGTTGCAGCACAAACCTGTGGTATTGATGGACCGCTACTTTCCCGAGGTGGATGTGCCTCATGTACTGGTGAACAATTATGGTGGCGTTACGTCAGCCATGCAACACCTCATTCAGCAGGGCTATGAAAGGATCGCATTCATCACTGTAGATCTTGCCCTCAACCAGATGCAGGAAAGGGAAGATGCATACAATGATGCACTCAGCAAATCCTCCACGCAAAAAACGAAAAGTAAAAAGAATATACTCTCCATCGATCCAACCGCGTCCCGCGAGGAAAAGAAAAAACTCATCGCCCGTTTCCTGAAGAATAATAAACCAGATGCCGTTTTCTTCGCTACCAATTATCTCGGTATACTCGGCCTGGAATGCCTTCGTGAACAAAAGATCCGCATCCCTGAAGAGCTGGCCGTGGTCTGCTTCGATGATCACGATATCTTCCGTCTTTATATCCCGGATATCTCGGTAGTACAGCAGCCTGTTGAAGAAATGGGCAGAAGGGCCGTGCACCTGCTGATGGACCAGCTTGGAAAGAACAGGGGAGCAGCAACCAAAAATCAGCTCCGGCTGGATGCTACCTTCGTGCCGAGAGAATCCACGCAAAAGATCTGA
- a CDS encoding GH92 family glycosyl hydrolase, producing MKKLALLFLPLLARTGMQAQPQASAKVYDPVEWVNPLMGTDSKPSLSNGNTYPSIVLPWGMNAWMPQTGKMGDGWAYTYASDKIRGFKQTHQPSPWMNDYGQFAIMPVTGSLKFDQEKRASWFSHKTEIAKPYYYSVYLADADVTAELTPTERAAQFRFTFPETDSSFVVVDAFDRGSSIQIHPAERKITGYTTRNSGGVPANFKNYFVIHFDKPFTITYTTNGTKLVQDSLQVTNAHAGAIVGFKTKRGEKVNLRVASSFISAEQAELNLQREIGNASFETTMQKGKQAWNKVLGRIKVEGGTEEQTQTFYSCLYRTVQFPQKHYEFDASNKMVHYSPYNGQVLPGHMFAGTGFWDTFRALYPLLNLLFPEINKEMQQGLVNDYKEGGWLPEWSSPGLRNVMVGNNSASVVADAYIKGLRGYDIETLYEALLHGANNEGPLTAVGRAGVKYYNELGYVPYDVNINENAARTLEYAYDDFTIYQLAKLLKRPQAEIDLYAKRSQNFRNLFDPETKLMRGKNKDGNFQKPFNPFKWGDAFTEGNSWHYSWSVFHDVKGLKDLMGGDAMFVKMLDSVFNLPPIFDESYYGSVIHEIREMQIMNMGQYAHGNQPIQHMIYLYNYAGQPWKTQAHVRNVMAQLYKPTPDGYCGDEDNGQTSAWYIFSAMGFYPVCPGTTEYVLGTPLFKKMTITLENGKTLQVNAPNNSAANKYVQQLRLNGKVHTKNYLDHFELMKGGILEFNMSPVPNKQRGANKNDFPFSFSK from the coding sequence ATGAAGAAATTAGCTCTGTTATTCCTGCCACTGCTTGCCCGCACTGGTATGCAGGCCCAGCCCCAGGCCTCTGCAAAAGTCTACGATCCCGTTGAATGGGTGAACCCGCTGATGGGCACCGATTCCAAACCAAGCCTCTCTAACGGAAATACCTATCCCAGTATCGTTCTCCCCTGGGGAATGAATGCCTGGATGCCCCAGACAGGAAAGATGGGGGATGGATGGGCTTACACCTATGCATCAGACAAGATCCGCGGTTTCAAACAAACACACCAGCCTTCTCCCTGGATGAATGACTATGGCCAGTTTGCCATCATGCCCGTGACCGGTTCGCTCAAATTCGACCAGGAAAAACGAGCCAGCTGGTTCTCGCACAAAACCGAGATTGCCAAACCTTACTATTACAGTGTGTACCTCGCCGATGCAGATGTAACAGCGGAGCTCACACCCACAGAACGAGCCGCGCAATTCCGTTTCACCTTCCCGGAGACCGACAGCTCTTTTGTAGTAGTGGACGCATTCGACAGGGGTTCCTCCATTCAGATCCATCCGGCAGAACGAAAGATAACGGGCTACACTACCCGCAACAGCGGTGGCGTCCCGGCTAACTTTAAGAACTACTTCGTTATACATTTCGATAAACCCTTCACCATTACCTATACCACCAATGGCACAAAACTGGTGCAGGATTCCCTGCAGGTGACCAATGCACATGCAGGAGCGATCGTAGGTTTCAAAACCAAGCGCGGTGAAAAAGTGAACCTGCGTGTTGCCAGCAGTTTTATCAGTGCTGAGCAGGCGGAACTGAATCTGCAGCGTGAAATCGGCAATGCAAGTTTCGAGACCACCATGCAGAAAGGCAAACAAGCCTGGAACAAAGTGTTGGGGCGCATCAAAGTGGAAGGCGGAACGGAAGAACAAACACAAACTTTTTATTCCTGCCTGTACCGCACCGTTCAATTCCCGCAAAAACATTACGAGTTCGATGCTTCCAACAAGATGGTGCATTACAGTCCGTACAATGGACAGGTTTTGCCAGGTCATATGTTTGCGGGCACTGGCTTCTGGGACACATTCCGCGCACTCTATCCTTTGCTGAACCTCCTCTTTCCGGAGATCAATAAGGAAATGCAGCAAGGCCTCGTGAACGATTACAAAGAAGGCGGCTGGCTCCCTGAATGGAGCAGTCCCGGGCTACGCAACGTGATGGTGGGCAACAACTCCGCATCGGTGGTGGCTGATGCCTATATCAAAGGATTGCGCGGCTATGATATCGAAACGTTGTATGAAGCTTTACTGCATGGCGCCAACAATGAAGGCCCGCTCACTGCAGTGGGAAGGGCCGGAGTGAAATACTACAATGAGCTCGGCTATGTTCCCTACGATGTAAACATCAATGAGAACGCAGCCCGCACCCTGGAATATGCTTACGATGATTTCACCATCTACCAACTGGCAAAACTGCTGAAACGCCCGCAGGCCGAGATCGATCTCTATGCCAAACGTTCACAGAATTTCCGTAACCTTTTCGATCCCGAAACAAAACTGATGCGCGGCAAGAACAAGGATGGTAATTTCCAGAAACCTTTCAACCCGTTCAAATGGGGTGATGCTTTCACCGAAGGCAATAGCTGGCATTATTCCTGGAGCGTATTCCACGATGTAAAAGGATTGAAAGACCTCATGGGTGGAGACGCGATGTTTGTGAAGATGCTGGACTCCGTTTTCAATCTTCCTCCGATTTTCGATGAAAGCTACTACGGCAGCGTGATCCACGAGATCCGCGAAATGCAGATCATGAACATGGGACAATATGCGCACGGCAACCAGCCCATCCAGCATATGATCTATCTCTACAATTATGCAGGACAGCCCTGGAAAACACAGGCGCATGTCCGCAATGTGATGGCGCAACTCTATAAGCCTACACCCGATGGGTATTGTGGCGATGAAGACAATGGCCAGACCTCAGCCTGGTACATTTTCTCTGCCATGGGATTCTATCCTGTTTGTCCGGGTACCACCGAATACGTGCTCGGCACCCCGCTCTTCAAGAAAATGACCATCACCCTGGAAAATGGAAAAACTTTGCAGGTGAATGCGCCCAACAACAGCGCTGCCAATAAATATGTGCAACAACTCCGATTGAACGGTAAAGTACATACGAAGAACTACCTGGATCATTTTGAGTTGATGAAAGGAGGAATACTTGAATTCAATATGAGTCCTGTGCCCAACAAACAGCGGGGCGCCAATAAGAACGATTTCCCTTTTTCATTTTCCAAATAG